The following are encoded together in the Pseudodesulfovibrio indicus genome:
- a CDS encoding SEL1-like repeat protein produces MKRLWIASSLVFALLLQPLAATAAPLDDAIALYNQKQYREALPTIRGEAKKGDSTAQWYLAQMYYYGQEVGQNYAECAQWSFKAAEQGNTKAQYGLGFLYEEGLGVPQDIQKAFTWYAKAAEAGHPTAQEIVATMYMKGLGVGKSYGQALRWYTEAAGRGSRFSRYQLGRMYFYGYGVEKDETRGAKYYEMAAQDGQVDAQRELARYLTGLKDQPGKRVEGVAWYVKAANQGDGESMSMLACYYSDLGDNNAALTLHRRAAEMDIALSQQEYGKMLCAGKGTEVDYEKGFIWLSKAAHQHQPQSQYLLGMMYELGKGVAPDEQMAYAWYSVADLYGYPPAAEHKAAVRLRLTAAQIEEGDAQAETIMSSY; encoded by the coding sequence ATGAAACGGTTATGGATCGCCAGTTCACTCGTCTTCGCCCTGCTCCTCCAGCCCTTGGCCGCCACGGCCGCGCCGCTGGACGACGCCATAGCCCTCTACAATCAGAAACAATACCGCGAAGCCCTGCCGACCATTCGCGGCGAGGCGAAAAAGGGCGACTCCACGGCTCAATGGTATCTCGCCCAGATGTACTACTACGGCCAAGAGGTGGGACAGAATTACGCCGAGTGCGCCCAATGGAGCTTCAAGGCCGCCGAACAGGGCAACACCAAGGCCCAATACGGTCTCGGATTCCTCTATGAAGAAGGCTTGGGGGTTCCTCAGGACATCCAGAAGGCGTTCACATGGTATGCAAAGGCTGCCGAGGCGGGGCACCCGACCGCCCAGGAGATAGTCGCCACCATGTATATGAAGGGATTGGGCGTGGGAAAAAGCTACGGCCAGGCCCTCCGCTGGTATACCGAGGCGGCCGGAAGGGGAAGCCGATTCTCCCGCTATCAACTCGGCAGAATGTATTTCTACGGTTACGGCGTCGAAAAAGATGAGACGAGAGGGGCCAAATACTACGAAATGGCCGCCCAGGACGGACAGGTCGACGCGCAGCGGGAACTGGCCCGGTACCTCACCGGCCTCAAGGACCAGCCCGGGAAACGGGTCGAGGGCGTGGCATGGTACGTCAAGGCCGCAAATCAGGGCGACGGGGAAAGCATGTCCATGCTCGCCTGCTATTACAGCGACCTGGGCGACAACAACGCAGCGCTGACCCTGCACCGCCGCGCCGCCGAGATGGACATAGCCCTCTCCCAACAGGAATACGGCAAGATGCTTTGCGCCGGAAAGGGAACCGAGGTGGATTACGAGAAAGGATTCATCTGGCTGTCCAAGGCCGCCCACCAGCACCAGCCGCAAAGCCAGTATCTCCTCGGCATGATGTACGAACTCGGCAAGGGCGTGGCACCCGACGAGCAGATGGCCTACGCTTGGTACAGCGTGGCCGATCTTTACGGCTACCCTCCCGCCGCCGAGCACAAGGCCGCCGTCCGGCTCAGGCTGACCGCCGCCCAGATCGAGGAGGGGGACGCTCAGGCCGAAACCATCATGAGCAGCTATTAG
- the speA gene encoding biosynthetic arginine decarboxylase, with the protein MIPTLERWTTERSAELYGVSEWGAGFFGISPNGDLQVTAEPGNFTNAVSIPEIIAGIQARGLDMPVLLRIENLLETQISLLNTNFLTAIKSLNYKGSYLGAYPIKVNQQQQVVEAVTHHGKKYHHGLEAGSKAELIAAMGMHTDDESVLVCNGYKDEEFINLGLHATQLGYNCVLVIEMPGELPLIIERSKALGVKPILGVRVKLSSQANGLWAESGGDRSIFGLNAAQIVDIIDRLKDADMLDCLQLLHYHLGSQIPNIREIRNGVAEASRVYAGLVAEGAGMRYLDLGGGLAVDYDGTQTNFMSSRNYSVDEYCVDVVEGVMTVLDEQEVDHPIIITESGRALVAYYSMLLFNVLDTARFEPEPLPDSLPEDTYIHTQHLFETLQSLNLRNVQACFNDILYYRDEVRQAFNQGKITFRERALGEHVYWQTIRRIAALARELPAIPHEFEGIIQTLSDIYYCNFSVFQSLPDAWAIGQLFPIMPVHRLNEPPTREGFLADITCDCDGKIDRFIDRQGVKRTMPLHALREMEQYYLGAFLVGAYQETLGDLHNLLGDTNIVTVRIHEDGKFDFVGEMEGDTVEDVLSYVEYDTKALLTRFRETAEKAVRKGMITPNQRREILQAYKAGLQGYTYLEG; encoded by the coding sequence GTGATCCCTACCCTGGAACGATGGACCACCGAACGGTCCGCTGAACTCTACGGCGTCAGCGAATGGGGCGCCGGCTTCTTCGGCATCTCCCCGAACGGCGACCTGCAGGTGACGGCCGAGCCCGGCAACTTCACCAACGCGGTCAGCATCCCCGAAATCATCGCCGGAATCCAGGCGCGCGGCCTGGACATGCCGGTCCTCCTGCGCATCGAGAACCTTCTCGAAACGCAGATTTCCCTGCTGAACACCAACTTTCTCACGGCCATCAAGAGCTTGAATTACAAGGGCTCCTACCTGGGCGCGTACCCCATCAAGGTCAACCAGCAGCAACAGGTGGTGGAGGCCGTGACCCATCACGGCAAGAAATACCACCACGGGCTGGAGGCGGGCAGCAAGGCCGAGCTCATAGCGGCCATGGGCATGCACACCGACGACGAGTCCGTGCTGGTCTGCAACGGCTACAAGGACGAGGAATTCATCAACCTCGGCCTGCACGCCACCCAACTCGGCTACAACTGCGTGCTGGTCATCGAGATGCCCGGCGAGCTGCCCCTGATCATCGAGCGGTCCAAGGCCCTGGGCGTGAAGCCCATCCTCGGCGTGCGCGTCAAGCTCTCGTCCCAGGCCAACGGGCTGTGGGCCGAATCCGGCGGCGACCGCTCCATCTTCGGCCTCAACGCGGCCCAGATCGTGGACATCATCGACCGCCTCAAGGATGCGGACATGCTCGACTGCCTGCAACTGCTCCACTACCACCTCGGCTCGCAGATCCCGAACATCCGCGAGATCCGCAACGGCGTGGCCGAGGCGAGCCGCGTCTACGCGGGCCTGGTGGCCGAGGGCGCGGGCATGCGCTACCTGGACCTCGGCGGCGGTCTGGCCGTGGACTACGACGGCACCCAGACCAACTTCATGTCCAGCCGCAACTACTCGGTGGACGAATACTGCGTGGACGTGGTCGAGGGCGTCATGACCGTGCTCGACGAGCAGGAGGTGGACCACCCGATCATCATCACCGAGTCGGGCCGGGCGCTGGTCGCCTACTACTCCATGCTGCTGTTCAACGTGCTGGACACCGCCCGCTTCGAGCCGGAGCCGCTGCCCGACTCCCTGCCCGAAGACACCTACATCCACACCCAGCACCTGTTCGAGACATTACAATCCTTGAACCTGCGCAACGTCCAGGCGTGCTTCAACGACATCCTCTACTACCGCGACGAGGTGCGCCAGGCGTTCAACCAGGGCAAGATCACCTTCCGCGAGCGCGCCCTGGGCGAGCACGTCTACTGGCAGACCATCCGGCGCATCGCCGCCCTGGCCCGCGAGCTGCCCGCCATCCCCCACGAATTCGAAGGGATCATCCAGACCCTGTCGGACATCTACTACTGCAATTTCAGCGTGTTCCAATCCCTGCCGGACGCCTGGGCCATCGGCCAGCTCTTCCCGATAATGCCGGTCCACCGGCTGAACGAGCCGCCCACCCGCGAGGGGTTCCTGGCCGACATCACCTGCGACTGCGACGGCAAGATCGACCGTTTCATCGACCGCCAGGGCGTCAAGCGGACCATGCCCCTGCACGCCCTGCGCGAAATGGAGCAGTATTACCTGGGCGCGTTCCTGGTGGGCGCGTACCAGGAGACCCTGGGCGACCTGCACAACCTGCTGGGCGACACCAACATCGTCACCGTCCGCATCCACGAGGACGGCAAGTTCGACTTCGTGGGCGAAATGGAAGGCGACACCGTGGAGGACGTCCTGTCCTATGTGGAATACGACACCAAGGCGCTCCTGACCCGGTTCCGCGAAACCGCCGAGAAAGCCGTGCGCAAGGGCATGATCACCCCCAACCAGCGGCGCGAAATCCTTCAGGCCTACAAGGCCGGGCTCCAGGGGTACACCTACCTCGAAGGATAA
- a CDS encoding substrate-binding periplasmic protein translates to MKSLLRRSARVLFSALLLLSALSSVPAAAGERQTIHLAAFDYPPFYMEERGQVNGIAVELGRALFNRLDLNVEFTMYPLKRALSYLQSGEKDGVLILIRTPERERYAAFTDPVMTVRGLIWSSAEREGGPVNFDKLEDLRDYTIGVTLGYSYGERFDEMLENMRVDTASTDYANYRKLLSGRIDIFPGNEIVARGLFRLHPELRGKFDHSERSFMEWVLCMGVSRKSPFLPMIPEINKALADMRDEGLVDEIVGRYTR, encoded by the coding sequence GTGAAATCTTTATTGCGGCGGTCCGCCCGCGTTCTTTTCTCGGCCTTGCTGCTCCTGTCCGCCCTGTCGTCCGTCCCTGCGGCCGCCGGGGAGCGGCAGACCATCCACCTCGCGGCTTTCGACTACCCGCCTTTCTATATGGAGGAGCGCGGCCAGGTGAACGGCATCGCCGTCGAGCTGGGCCGGGCGCTGTTCAATCGGCTCGACCTGAACGTCGAGTTCACCATGTATCCCCTGAAGCGGGCCTTGAGCTACCTCCAGAGCGGCGAGAAGGACGGCGTCCTGATCCTGATCAGGACCCCGGAGCGGGAGCGGTACGCGGCCTTCACCGATCCGGTCATGACCGTGCGCGGGCTGATCTGGTCCTCGGCGGAGCGGGAGGGCGGCCCGGTAAATTTCGACAAACTGGAGGACCTGCGCGACTATACCATCGGCGTCACCCTCGGCTACAGTTACGGCGAGCGGTTCGACGAGATGCTCGAGAACATGCGCGTGGACACGGCTAGCACCGACTATGCCAACTACCGCAAGCTCCTGTCCGGTCGCATCGACATCTTTCCGGGCAACGAGATCGTGGCCAGGGGGTTGTTCCGGCTCCACCCGGAGTTGCGCGGCAAGTTCGACCATTCCGAAAGATCGTTCATGGAGTGGGTTCTGTGCATGGGGGTGAGCCGCAAGTCGCCGTTCCTGCCGATGATCCCGGAGATCAACAAGGCCCTCGCCGACATGCGCGACGAAGGGCTGGTGGACGAGATCGTGGGCCGCTACACCCGCTGA
- a CDS encoding linear amide C-N hydrolase, with translation MFSLCCFRLSLFALSLSLFLSLSVPARACTGLRVIAEDGSVAFARSLEFGSPTKSDIMIAPRGMAWSATAPDGKEGLKWKSKYAFMGPDAFGQASPLEGMNEKGLYAAGFWMPAGESEFPKIAKEDYGRAVSQMDLGTWLLCNCATIDEVRKLVPALKLAGAKVPSLNMYTLVHWYVMDATGKAVVIESMGGKVAVTDNPVGVFTNAPSFGWHLENLRNYVSLRPDNAQPFKLGDYTVKPLGEGSGLLGLPGDQTPPSRFVRAAFYANTALKPADADGAVNLGMNLIANFTIPRGLSRGAGPNNRPEYDYTQWTTVYDLSRKELYFRTYENQDYSRVRLSAVPLDGDKPVFIPMWGVKPAYKDVSAQAKPQ, from the coding sequence ATGTTCTCCCTTTGTTGTTTCCGACTGTCGCTGTTCGCGCTGTCCCTCTCCCTGTTCCTGTCCCTCTCCGTTCCGGCCCGGGCCTGCACCGGACTGAGAGTGATCGCCGAGGACGGGTCCGTGGCCTTTGCCCGCTCCCTCGAATTCGGTTCGCCGACCAAATCCGACATCATGATCGCGCCGCGCGGCATGGCATGGAGCGCCACGGCCCCGGACGGCAAGGAAGGGCTCAAGTGGAAGAGCAAGTACGCCTTCATGGGACCGGACGCCTTTGGTCAGGCCAGCCCCCTGGAGGGCATGAACGAGAAGGGGTTGTATGCGGCCGGTTTCTGGATGCCCGCCGGGGAATCGGAGTTCCCGAAGATCGCCAAGGAGGACTATGGCCGGGCCGTGTCCCAGATGGACCTCGGCACCTGGCTGCTGTGCAACTGCGCGACCATCGACGAGGTCAGGAAGCTGGTGCCCGCCCTGAAGCTGGCCGGGGCCAAGGTTCCGAGCCTGAACATGTACACCCTGGTCCACTGGTACGTCATGGACGCCACGGGCAAGGCGGTGGTCATCGAGTCCATGGGCGGGAAGGTCGCGGTAACGGACAATCCGGTGGGCGTGTTCACCAACGCCCCGTCCTTTGGCTGGCACCTGGAGAATTTGCGCAACTACGTCAGCCTGCGCCCCGACAACGCCCAGCCGTTCAAGCTCGGCGATTATACGGTCAAGCCCCTGGGCGAGGGGAGCGGGCTCCTCGGCCTGCCCGGCGACCAGACCCCGCCCTCGCGCTTCGTGCGCGCCGCGTTCTACGCCAACACCGCGCTGAAGCCCGCGGACGCCGACGGCGCCGTGAACCTGGGCATGAACCTCATCGCCAATTTCACCATTCCCCGGGGGCTGTCGCGCGGGGCCGGGCCCAACAACCGTCCGGAGTACGACTACACCCAGTGGACCACGGTCTACGACCTGTCTCGCAAGGAGCTGTATTTCCGTACCTACGAGAACCAGGACTACAGCCGGGTCAGGCTCTCCGCCGTGCCGCTGGACGGGGATAAGCCGGTCTTCATCCCCATGTGGGGCGTGAAGCCCGCCTACAAGGACGTGTCGGCCCAGGCCAAGCCGCAATAG